The Gopherus evgoodei ecotype Sinaloan lineage chromosome 8, rGopEvg1_v1.p, whole genome shotgun sequence genome includes a region encoding these proteins:
- the F12 gene encoding coagulation factor XII codes for MSLLLLLILLLSPGATVPDRHAKAPPRMKGEVTAASGEPCHFPFRYQRKMHHSCLRDGLRGHRAWCATTENYDRDHKWTLCGEDKRVTDPCKPNPCENGGACKSSQDGYRCVCPARFHGRHCQKESCFEERLLVYFLEGEKWLRYRSPSLEECHCAGGKAICRPAHGKACPTNPCLNGGHCMEVKWEPVCSCRNGYAGPFCDIDRRQACYADSGLLYRGMAHTTLSGAQCLPWDSHLLSHEFSSRSLQDALSLGLGRHAFCRNPDNDSRPWCYTLREEQLSWEFCSVPPCERHTADAVDTGEAGTQPEAKPTTTSPSNSSAQGCGQRYKKSLSLRSRVVGGLLALPGSHPYLAALSLGEHFCGGTLIASCWVLTAAHCLQHRPNISHISVGLGQTHYNRSAQGSAELRVQDYVLHENYSQATKSHDIALVRLKAKAAGRCAEFSHSISPACLPRTLEPLNASRPCEIAGWGHLYEGAEQLSESLQEAVLPIIPHEQCRSPELHGARITTDMLCAGYLEGGTDACQGDSGGPLVCEEQGQATLRGIVSWGVGCGVQDKPGVYTNVARYLAWIQGHTG; via the exons atgtccctgctgctgctgctgattctGCTGCTCAGCCCGGGGGCAACCGTCCCG GACCGGCATGCCAAGGCCCCGCCGAGGATGAAGGGCGAAG TAACAGCAGCCAGTGGGGAGCCCTGCCACTTCCCCTTCCGCTACCAGCGCAAGATGCACCATTCCTGCCTCCGGGACGGCCTGCGTGGCCACCGGGCCTG GTGCGCCACCACCGAGAACTATGACCGGGACCACAAGTGGACTCTCTGTGGGGAGGACAAGAGAGTGACAG ATCCCTGCAAGCCGAACCCCTGTGAGAACGGGGGTGCCTGCAAGAGCAGCCAGGATGGCTACCGCTGTGTGTGCCCTGCCCGCTTCCATGGCAGGCACTGCCAGAAAG AGAGCTGTTTCGAAGAGCGGCTGCTGGTGTATTTCCTTGAGGGAGAGAAGTGGCTGAGGTACCGGTCCCCTAGCCTGGAGGAGTGCCACTGTGCCGGTGGGAAGGCTATCTGCCGGCCAGCCCATGGCAAGG cttgCCCCACAAACCCCTGTCTGAACGGAGGACACTGCATGGAAGTGAAGTGGGAGCCGGTCTGCAGCTGCCGGAATGGCTACGCTGGGCCGTTCTGTGACATAG ACCGGAGGCAGGCCTGTTACGCTGACAGTGGGCTCCTGTACAGGGGCATGGCCCACACCACCCTCTCTGGGGCACAGTGCCTGCCCTGGGACTCTCACCTGCTGTCCCACGAGTTCTCCAGCCGCTCCTTGCAAGACGCACTCAGCCTGGGCCTGGGCAGGCACGCCTTCTGCAG GAACCCCGATAACGACAGCCGGCCCTGGTGCTATACGCTGAGGGAGGAGCAGCTCAGCTGGGAGTTCTGCAGCGTCCCCCCCTGCGAGCGGCACACAGCGG ATGCTGTGGACACAGGGGAAGCAGGGACCCAGCCGGAGGCCAAGCCCACGACCACGAGCCCCAGCAACAGctctgctcagggctgtgggCAGCGGTACAAGAAGAGCTTGTCCCTGAGGAGCCGGGTTGTTGGTGGCCTGCTGGCGCTGCCCGGCTCCCATCCCTACCTGGCAGCCCTGTCCCTGGGGGAGCACTTCTGCGGGGGGACCCTCATCGCCTCCTGCTGGGTGCTGACAGCTGCGCACTGTCTGCAGCACAG GCCGAACATCTCCCACATCTCTGTCGGGCTGGGGCAGACCCACTATAACAGGAGTGCACAGGGCTCCGCCGAGCTCCGTGTGCAGGACTACGTGCTCCATGAGAACTACTCCCAGGCCACCAAGAGCCACGACATCG CATTGGTGCGTTTAAAGGCAAAGGCTGCAGGCCGCTGTGCTGAGTTCTCCCACTCCATCTCACCCGCCTGCCTGCCCCGCACCTTGGAGCCTCTCAACGCCAGCAGGCCCTGCGAGATcgctggctgggggcacctgtATGAGG gggctgagcaactcTCTGAGTCCCTGCAGGAAGCTGTGCTCCCCATTATCCCTCACGAGCAGTGCCGTTCCCCCGAGCTGCATGGGGCCAGGATCACCACAGACATGCTGTGTGCCGGCTACCTGGAGGGGGGCACCGATGCCTGCCAG GGAGACTCTGGTGGGCCGTTGGTGTGTGAGGAGCAGGGCCAGGCCACGCTGCGTGGGATTGTCAGCTGGGGCGTGGGATGCGGAGTGCAGGACAAGCCCGGCGTCTACACCAACGTGGCCCGCTATCTTGCCTGGATACAGGGCCACACGGGCTAG
- the LOC115656103 gene encoding alpha-2Db adrenergic receptor-like, producing the protein MEKASSPAVPLNTSGNGSRVQPGVALHSPLALALILLAVLSIILAMLLSNVLVVVAVFTSRALKAPQNLFLVSLASANILVATLIIPFSWANELLGSWGFGSRWYSLYLALDMLFCTSSILHLSAISLDRYCAGSWCCNLGLHQPPCHHDRE; encoded by the coding sequence ATGGAGAAGGCCAGCTCCCCCGCTGTTCCCCTCAACACATCTGGAAATGGCAGCAGAGTGCAGCCAGGGGTGGCCTTACACTCCCCCTTGGCCTTGGCGCTCATCCTGCTGGCTGTGCTCTCCATCATCCTGGCCATGCTGCTGAGCAACgtgctggtggtggtggctgtCTTCACCAGCCGGGCCCTCAAGGCCCCGCAGAACCTCTTCCTGGTGTCTCTGGCTTCAGCCAACATCCTTGTGGCCACTCTCATCATCCCCTTCTCCTGGGCCAATGAgctgctgggctcctggggctttGGCAGCCGCTGGTACAGCCTCTACCTGGCACTGGACATGCTCTTCTGCACCTCCTCCATCCTGCACCTGTCTGCCATCAGCCTGGACCGCTACTGTGCTGGCAGCTGGTGCTGCAACCTGGGCTTGCACCAGCCTCCCTGCCACCATGACAGGGAGTGA